A single region of the Streptomyces virginiae genome encodes:
- a CDS encoding FecCD family ABC transporter permease: MSADPGAVDVLLPAARAFPVHTAPAGSGRSGGPARAGLLLAGVLVLVASVAAGTRIGSAEVGWSDLGRVLGARLGLAVEPLPPLLDSLVWDLRLPRVLMAALVGASLAVCGTVLQAVTRNALADPYLLGVSSGASAGAVVVAVLPLSGAAAGTLGITGGALVGALLSFGLLLALLYRTGLDSGRIVLTGVVVGQLFTALTSLVLMASADADTTRALTHWLLGSMAPARWDAVVVCAIVTPLGLVVARLCANALDGLAFGADTAASLGIGVRRTRMLLLVVTAVLTSVAVATVGAIGFVGLIVPHGVRLLAGPLHRVLLPHAALAGAVFLVWTDALARVAFAPREIPVGVITALLGVPLFLLVLRRRGEL; the protein is encoded by the coding sequence ATGTCCGCTGACCCGGGGGCGGTGGACGTGCTGCTTCCCGCCGCCCGCGCGTTCCCGGTGCACACGGCACCCGCCGGGTCCGGGCGGTCCGGAGGGCCGGCCCGGGCGGGGCTGCTCCTCGCCGGGGTGCTCGTCCTGGTCGCCTCGGTGGCGGCGGGCACCCGTATCGGCAGCGCCGAGGTGGGATGGAGCGACCTCGGCCGGGTGCTCGGGGCCCGGCTGGGCCTGGCCGTCGAACCGCTGCCGCCGCTGCTCGACTCGCTCGTCTGGGACCTGCGGCTGCCGCGGGTGCTGATGGCGGCCCTGGTCGGCGCCTCGCTCGCGGTGTGCGGCACCGTGCTGCAGGCCGTCACCCGCAACGCGCTGGCCGACCCGTACCTGCTCGGCGTGTCCTCCGGCGCCTCGGCCGGGGCCGTCGTCGTGGCCGTCCTGCCGCTGTCCGGGGCGGCCGCCGGAACCCTCGGGATCACCGGCGGCGCCCTCGTCGGCGCCCTGCTCTCCTTCGGCCTGCTGCTGGCGCTGCTGTACCGGACGGGCCTGGACTCGGGGCGCATCGTCCTGACCGGTGTGGTCGTCGGGCAGCTCTTCACGGCCTTGACCTCGCTCGTCCTGATGGCCTCGGCCGACGCCGACACCACGCGGGCCCTCACCCACTGGCTGCTGGGCTCGATGGCCCCGGCCCGCTGGGACGCCGTCGTGGTCTGCGCGATCGTCACCCCGCTCGGGCTGGTGGTCGCCCGGCTGTGCGCGAACGCCCTCGACGGCCTCGCGTTCGGCGCGGACACCGCCGCCTCGCTGGGGATCGGCGTACGGCGCACCCGGATGCTGCTGCTGGTGGTGACGGCCGTGCTGACCTCGGTGGCGGTGGCCACCGTCGGTGCCATCGGGTTCGTCGGGCTGATCGTCCCGCACGGGGTGCGCCTGCTGGCCGGTCCGCTGCACCGGGTGCTGCTCCCCCACGCGGCGCTCGCGGGCGCGGTCTTCCTCGTGTGGACCGACGCCCTGGCGCGGGTCGCCTTCGCACCGCGTGAGATCCCGGTCGGCGTGATCACCGCGCTGCTCGGCGTGCCGCTGTTCCTCCTCGTCCTGCGCAGGAGGGGTGAGTTGTGA
- a CDS encoding ABC transporter substrate-binding protein, which produces MRHRARIGIPLALTLTLALATTGCSTPTDDRAPRGEPAARTAAFDSCGRQLTFDRPPRRTVALDQTSTETLLELGLQDRMAGTANLKTRIPARYQEAYAKVPVIAPKIATGEQLRSATPDFVVAGSADLYTKDRAGTREELAALGVPTFVSAVDCPQHGEPGKSPFELLFSDYERLGKAFGAEERAGRLAQEQRAAVAEAGEKARGAGTRDGRQPTVVYLYSVFNGMPYVAGGTGLPGEMSRIVGAKNVFDDVAEDWPEVSWEEVARREPDFIVIGDLSERGRPGDSAAEKRAAMAGDPVVSQLAAVRENRIVEVPGIELDPSVRSVHALGLLAAGMKDLGYVR; this is translated from the coding sequence ATGCGCCACCGCGCCCGGATCGGCATCCCCCTCGCCCTCACCCTCACCCTGGCCCTCGCCACCACGGGCTGCTCGACCCCCACCGACGACCGCGCGCCGAGGGGTGAACCCGCCGCCCGGACGGCGGCCTTCGACAGTTGCGGGCGACAGCTCACCTTCGACCGGCCACCGCGACGCACCGTCGCCCTGGACCAGACCTCGACCGAGACCCTGCTGGAACTGGGGCTCCAGGACCGGATGGCCGGAACGGCCAACCTCAAGACGCGGATCCCCGCGCGGTACCAGGAGGCCTACGCCAAGGTCCCGGTCATCGCCCCCAAGATCGCCACCGGTGAGCAACTGCGCTCGGCCACGCCCGACTTCGTGGTGGCGGGCTCCGCCGACCTCTACACGAAGGACCGCGCCGGCACCCGTGAGGAACTGGCCGCCCTGGGGGTCCCCACCTTCGTCAGCGCGGTGGACTGCCCGCAGCACGGCGAGCCCGGAAAGTCCCCCTTCGAACTGCTCTTCTCCGACTACGAGCGGCTCGGCAAGGCCTTCGGCGCCGAGGAACGGGCCGGCCGGCTCGCCCAGGAACAGCGGGCCGCCGTCGCCGAGGCGGGCGAGAAGGCCCGTGGGGCCGGCACCCGGGACGGGCGGCAGCCCACCGTCGTCTACCTCTACTCGGTCTTCAACGGGATGCCCTACGTGGCGGGCGGGACCGGTCTGCCCGGTGAGATGAGCCGGATCGTCGGAGCGAAGAACGTCTTCGACGACGTGGCCGAGGACTGGCCGGAGGTCTCCTGGGAGGAAGTCGCCCGGCGCGAGCCGGACTTCATCGTGATCGGCGACCTGAGCGAGCGCGGCCGGCCCGGCGACAGCGCCGCCGAGAAGCGCGCCGCGATGGCCGGGGACCCGGTGGTCTCCCAGCTGGCGGCGGTCCGCGAGAACAGGATCGTCGAGGTTCCGGGGATCGAACTGGACCCCTCCGTACGCTCCGTGCACGCCTTGGGGCTGCTGGCGGCGGGGATGAAGGACCTCGGGTATGTCCGCTGA
- a CDS encoding MFS transporter, protein MATTPVPATTETGPPPARSVLRDTAFLRLWAGTTASGLATWALPFVLGLAVLHRELGAAGLGLVLAARTAGFLAAVAVGGVLADRHSRRAVVLWSALAAAASAPLLALGLGRSLLVMTLAAALAGAGQGACRPAFQALTAEVVAADHRQQANAAMTMAVRTSTLAGPTLTALLAAFVDVGTLLLGIGLLWLVAALLPGRGAPAAGSVAGSTAPAPRASLRAEFVDGIREARRHPWFLAGLGALTAVIALGYSATGVALPLISRDRYGTGWVMAAAMTAYTVGALAGALVTARRRPRSQGWSAFAGLALYGFAPLSLMLPVHPAVVIAAYVVAGVGIELFNVPWFTATQREVAPDKLARVSSLDFLLSYGLAPVGLALIAPAIGAFGVTPVLAVCAAACFLVPAAAALAPTARHFGRPPGPRAH, encoded by the coding sequence GTGGCGACCACACCCGTGCCCGCGACGACCGAGACCGGTCCACCGCCCGCCCGTTCCGTCCTGCGCGACACCGCGTTCCTGCGCCTGTGGGCGGGAACCACCGCATCCGGGCTCGCGACCTGGGCGCTGCCCTTCGTCCTCGGCCTCGCCGTCCTGCACCGCGAACTCGGCGCGGCCGGCCTGGGACTGGTCCTCGCGGCCCGCACCGCAGGCTTCCTCGCCGCCGTCGCCGTCGGCGGGGTGCTGGCCGACCGCCACTCGCGCCGGGCCGTCGTGCTCTGGTCCGCCCTCGCTGCCGCGGCCTCGGCGCCGCTGCTCGCCCTCGGACTCGGCCGCTCCCTGCTGGTGATGACCCTGGCCGCGGCCCTCGCGGGCGCGGGCCAGGGAGCCTGCCGCCCCGCCTTCCAGGCACTCACCGCCGAGGTCGTCGCCGCCGACCACCGGCAACAGGCCAATGCCGCCATGACCATGGCGGTTCGGACCTCCACCTTGGCGGGCCCCACCCTGACGGCCCTGCTCGCGGCGTTCGTGGACGTGGGAACGCTGCTGCTGGGCATCGGACTGCTCTGGCTGGTCGCCGCACTCCTGCCGGGCCGCGGCGCCCCGGCCGCCGGATCGGTCGCCGGATCGACGGCCCCGGCCCCGCGCGCCTCCCTGCGTGCCGAGTTCGTCGACGGCATACGCGAGGCCCGCCGCCACCCCTGGTTCCTCGCCGGACTCGGCGCCCTGACCGCCGTGATCGCGCTCGGCTACTCCGCCACCGGCGTCGCCCTGCCCCTCATCAGCCGCGACCGCTACGGCACCGGCTGGGTCATGGCCGCGGCCATGACCGCGTACACCGTGGGCGCGCTCGCCGGGGCGCTGGTCACCGCCCGTCGGCGGCCCCGCTCCCAGGGCTGGAGCGCCTTCGCCGGCCTCGCCCTCTACGGTTTCGCGCCGCTGAGCCTGATGCTGCCGGTCCACCCCGCCGTGGTCATCGCCGCCTACGTCGTGGCGGGCGTCGGGATCGAGCTGTTCAACGTGCCCTGGTTCACGGCCACCCAGCGCGAGGTCGCCCCGGACAAGCTCGCCCGCGTCTCCTCGCTGGACTTCCTCCTGTCCTACGGCCTCGCCCCGGTGGGGCTCGCCCTCATCGCCCCGGCCATCGGAGCCTTCGGCGTCACCCCGGTCCTCGCCGTGTGTGCCGCGGCCTGCTTCCTGGTACCCGCCGCGGCCGCCCTCGCGCCCACCGCCCGGCACTTCGGGCGGCCCCCGGGGCCGAGGGCGCACTGA
- a CDS encoding VOC family protein, with the protein MTEAAEPTRRTPGTPCWVSLMVHGLGTTEDFYADLFGWEYEPGPEQLGPYVRAVLDGHEVAGIGEMPPDRHLPVAWTTYLATDDADATAESVRACGGTVAVGPLDAGIAGRVAICSDPLGAIFGLWQAQSLMGTRPYRGPGTPVWNELVTQDTSTVGKFYEHVFGHEAQTHATASDDFDYLTLQLEGSPVAAVHGVGRSLPHDRGPHWMAYFEVEDTDVAAARVVELGGRVVDPPREGPRGRQATVADPEGAVFALVRPRR; encoded by the coding sequence ATGACCGAGGCAGCGGAACCAACCCGGCGCACGCCCGGTACCCCGTGCTGGGTGAGCCTCATGGTGCACGGCCTCGGGACCACCGAGGACTTCTACGCCGACCTGTTCGGCTGGGAGTACGAACCCGGACCCGAGCAGCTCGGCCCGTACGTCCGCGCCGTGCTGGACGGCCACGAGGTGGCCGGGATCGGCGAGATGCCGCCGGACCGGCATCTTCCGGTGGCCTGGACGACGTACCTCGCCACCGACGACGCCGACGCGACCGCCGAGTCGGTCCGCGCCTGCGGGGGCACGGTCGCGGTGGGTCCGCTGGACGCCGGTATCGCGGGGCGGGTGGCGATCTGCTCCGACCCGCTGGGTGCGATCTTCGGGCTGTGGCAGGCGCAGAGCCTCATGGGCACCCGGCCGTACCGCGGGCCGGGCACCCCCGTGTGGAACGAGCTGGTCACCCAGGACACCTCGACGGTCGGGAAGTTCTACGAGCACGTCTTCGGCCACGAGGCGCAGACGCACGCCACGGCCTCCGACGACTTCGACTACCTGACCCTGCAGCTGGAGGGGAGCCCGGTGGCCGCCGTGCACGGTGTCGGCCGCTCGCTTCCGCACGACCGGGGGCCGCACTGGATGGCGTACTTCGAGGTGGAGGACACCGACGTGGCGGCCGCCCGGGTCGTCGAGCTCGGCGGACGCGTCGTCGACCCGCCCCGGGAGGGCCCGCGCGGACGGCAGGCCACGGTCGCGGACCCGGAGGGCGCGGTCTTCGCCCTGGTGCGCCCGCGACGCTGA
- a CDS encoding sulfurtransferase translates to MTAKSVIVAAAELRNELAGPRPPVLLDVRWQLGGPDQRPAYEAGHLPGAVYVDLDRELAGPPGAGGRHPLPDPEAFGEAMRRAGVRADGPVVVYDGGLGWAAARAWWLLRWTGHPNVRVLDGGLAAWTAAGGAVTADRVTSVEGDFKPTPGAVGLLDADAAALRARAGVLLDARAGERYRGEVEPIDPVGGHIPGALSAPTTENVGPDGRFLPADVLRTRFEALGASEGTAVGVYCGSGVSGAHEVLALEVAGIESDLYAGSWSEWSGDPARPVATGPDPQ, encoded by the coding sequence ATGACTGCGAAATCTGTGATCGTCGCCGCCGCCGAACTGAGGAACGAGCTGGCGGGCCCCCGCCCGCCGGTGCTGCTGGACGTCCGCTGGCAGCTCGGCGGCCCTGACCAGCGGCCCGCCTACGAGGCAGGACACCTGCCCGGGGCGGTGTACGTCGACCTCGACCGCGAACTGGCAGGTCCGCCCGGGGCGGGCGGCCGCCACCCGCTGCCGGACCCGGAGGCCTTCGGCGAAGCCATGCGGAGGGCGGGCGTCAGGGCGGACGGGCCCGTCGTCGTGTACGACGGCGGACTGGGCTGGGCGGCGGCCCGGGCGTGGTGGTTGCTGCGCTGGACGGGTCACCCGAACGTGCGGGTCCTCGACGGCGGCTTGGCCGCCTGGACGGCTGCCGGCGGCGCGGTGACGGCCGATCGGGTGACTTCCGTCGAGGGCGATTTCAAGCCAACTCCGGGGGCGGTCGGACTGCTGGACGCCGACGCGGCGGCTCTGCGCGCGCGTGCGGGGGTGCTCCTGGACGCCCGCGCGGGGGAGCGCTACCGGGGCGAGGTCGAACCGATCGACCCGGTCGGCGGCCACATCCCGGGCGCGCTGTCGGCCCCGACCACGGAGAACGTCGGTCCGGACGGGCGCTTCCTGCCGGCGGACGTCCTGCGCACCCGGTTCGAGGCGCTCGGCGCGTCCGAGGGGACCGCGGTGGGCGTGTACTGCGGCTCGGGGGTCTCCGGGGCGCACGAGGTACTGGCCCTGGAAGTGGCCGGCATCGAGTCCGACCTCTACGCGGGCAGTTGGTCCGAATGGTCCGGCGACCCGGCCCGCCCGGTGGCCACGGGCCCGGACCCCCAGTAG
- the sepH gene encoding septation protein SepH: MPELRVVAVSNDGTRLVLKAADSTEYTLPIDERLRAAVRNDRARLNQIEIEVESHLRPRDIQARIRAGASAEEVAQLAGIPVDRVRRFEGPVLAERAFMAERARKTPVRRPGENTGPQLGEAVQERLGLRGAEKESVQWDSWRRDDGTWEVLLVYRVAGEPHSASWTYDPPRRLVVAVDDEARSLIGESEDLPAAPEPSFPFVPRIARLPRDRPLDRALDRQLERVEPRPAPVPEPEEERDTLTSLLEAVPSFRGDMVVPDRTETPDDTEPEAEEPPAPAASAGAGAAYADVLMPRTVAGHRDRLTGTTDRQAEADGVRPGRRAAVPSWDEIVFGTRRKKQE; encoded by the coding sequence ATGCCCGAACTGCGTGTCGTGGCCGTCTCCAATGACGGCACACGACTGGTGCTCAAGGCTGCGGACAGCACGGAGTACACGCTTCCGATCGACGAGCGGCTCCGAGCCGCCGTCCGCAACGATCGCGCGCGTCTGAACCAGATCGAGATCGAGGTGGAGAGCCACCTCCGCCCCCGCGACATCCAGGCCCGCATACGGGCCGGTGCCTCCGCGGAGGAGGTCGCTCAACTCGCCGGCATCCCCGTCGACCGCGTACGCCGCTTCGAGGGCCCGGTGCTCGCCGAGCGCGCGTTCATGGCCGAGCGCGCCCGCAAGACGCCCGTACGCCGTCCCGGTGAGAACACCGGTCCGCAGCTCGGCGAGGCCGTGCAGGAGCGCCTCGGCCTGCGCGGGGCCGAGAAGGAGTCCGTCCAGTGGGACTCCTGGCGTCGCGACGACGGCACCTGGGAGGTCCTGCTCGTCTACCGGGTCGCGGGCGAACCGCACTCGGCGAGCTGGACCTATGACCCGCCGCGCCGCCTGGTCGTGGCCGTGGACGACGAGGCCCGCTCCCTGATCGGTGAGTCGGAGGACCTGCCGGCGGCGCCGGAGCCGAGCTTCCCGTTCGTACCGAGGATCGCCCGGCTGCCGCGCGACCGGCCGCTGGACCGTGCCCTGGACCGGCAGCTGGAGCGGGTCGAGCCCCGACCGGCGCCCGTACCGGAGCCGGAGGAGGAACGGGACACCCTCACCAGCCTGCTGGAGGCGGTCCCGAGCTTCCGCGGCGACATGGTGGTCCCGGACCGCACCGAGACCCCCGACGACACCGAACCGGAGGCGGAGGAGCCGCCGGCACCCGCCGCCTCGGCGGGCGCGGGCGCCGCGTACGCCGACGTCCTGATGCCGCGCACGGTGGCGGGCCACCGGGACCGCCTGACGGGTACCACCGACCGCCAGGCCGAGGCCGACGGGGTCCGCCCCGGGCGCCGGGCGGCGGTACCGAGCTGGGACGAGATCGTCTTCGGCACCCGCCGCAAGAAGCAGGAGTAG
- a CDS encoding D-arabinono-1,4-lactone oxidase codes for MGTATAGQSSKERTAWHNWAGNITATPARTVTPASVGELQETVRRAAEDGLRVKAVGTGHSFTAAAATDGVLVRPQALAGIRSIDRAAGTVTVAAGTVLKDLNQALAAAGLSLTNMGDIMEQTVSGATSTGTHGTGRDSASIAAQIRGLELVTADGRLLTCSEKENPEVFAAARLGIGALGIVTAITFAVEPIFFLTAREEPMGFDRVTAEFEEHFAENEHFEFYWFPHTGNCNTKRNNRSQGPAAPPGPVSAWIEDELLSNGLFQAVNSLGRAVPATIPSIARVASRALSARTYTDIPYKVFTSPRRVRFVEMEYALPRGQVVEALRELRAMVDRSGLRISFPVEVRTAPADDITLSTASGRDTAYIAVHMYKNTPYHAYFTAAEAIFTAHGGRPHWGKVHTRDAGYFAEAYPRFGEFLALRDRLDPDRVFGNDYLRRVLGD; via the coding sequence ATGGGGACGGCGACAGCAGGGCAGAGCAGCAAGGAACGGACCGCGTGGCATAACTGGGCGGGCAACATCACCGCCACACCGGCCCGCACGGTGACTCCTGCCTCGGTCGGGGAACTCCAGGAGACGGTCCGCCGGGCGGCCGAGGACGGGCTGCGGGTGAAGGCGGTCGGCACCGGCCACTCCTTCACCGCGGCCGCCGCGACCGACGGGGTGCTCGTACGCCCGCAGGCCCTGGCCGGGATCCGGTCGATCGACCGGGCCGCGGGCACCGTCACGGTGGCGGCCGGCACGGTCCTGAAGGACCTGAACCAGGCCCTCGCCGCGGCGGGCCTGTCGCTCACCAACATGGGCGACATCATGGAGCAGACGGTGTCCGGCGCCACCAGCACCGGCACCCACGGCACCGGCCGCGACTCGGCCTCCATCGCCGCCCAGATCCGCGGCCTGGAACTGGTCACCGCCGACGGTCGGCTGCTGACCTGCTCCGAGAAGGAGAATCCCGAGGTCTTCGCGGCGGCCCGGCTCGGCATCGGCGCGCTCGGCATCGTCACCGCGATCACCTTCGCCGTGGAGCCGATCTTCTTCCTGACCGCCCGGGAGGAACCGATGGGGTTCGACCGGGTGACGGCGGAGTTCGAGGAACACTTCGCGGAGAACGAGCACTTCGAGTTCTACTGGTTCCCGCACACCGGCAACTGCAACACCAAGCGGAACAACCGCAGCCAGGGCCCCGCCGCCCCGCCCGGACCGGTGAGCGCCTGGATCGAGGACGAGTTGCTCTCCAACGGCCTCTTCCAGGCCGTCAACTCGCTGGGGCGCGCGGTCCCGGCCACCATCCCCTCCATCGCCCGGGTGGCCAGCCGCGCCCTGTCGGCGCGCACCTACACGGACATCCCGTACAAGGTGTTCACCAGCCCCCGCCGGGTGCGCTTCGTGGAGATGGAGTACGCCCTCCCGCGCGGGCAGGTCGTCGAGGCGCTGCGGGAGCTGCGGGCGATGGTCGACCGCTCGGGGCTGCGGATCAGCTTCCCCGTGGAGGTGCGGACGGCCCCGGCGGACGACATCACGCTGTCGACGGCCTCCGGGCGCGACACGGCGTACATCGCGGTGCACATGTACAAGAACACCCCGTACCACGCCTACTTCACCGCGGCCGAGGCCATCTTCACCGCGCACGGCGGCCGTCCGCACTGGGGCAAGGTGCACACGCGGGACGCCGGGTACTTCGCGGAGGCCTACCCGCGTTTCGGCGAGTTCCTCGCGCTGCGCGACCGCCTGGACCCCGACCGGGTCTTCGGCAACGACTACCTGCGGCGCGTCCTGGGGGACTGA